The DNA sequence AGTTTTCTTTATAAATGAACCGAACCCGAAATTAGTTGAAATTTTTAATATAGTTTTAGAAGCAAATAAATTAGGTATTTCAATTGCTAATAAAGGAACTAGAGCTTGTGATGTTTATCAACATGTTTTTGATTTTATTGCTTCAAAAGGGTATGGTGATAATTTCACTCACGGATTAGGACATGGTCTTGGAGTTGAAATTCACGAAAATCCAAGATTTACGTCAGCTGATCCAACATTCCTTGATAACAAAATGGTCGGAACAATCGAACCCGGTATTTATTTAGAAGGAATTGGTGGTGTTCGCATTGAAGATGATATTGTAATTAATAATTGTAATGCAATCGTTTTAACAAGTGATGCATCAAAAGAATTAACAATATTGAAGAAGGAAATTTAAAATCTATAATAATATAGATTAAATGAATAGAGGAAAATATGATAAACGTAAATGATTTTAAACCTGGGATAACATTTGAAATGGATGGAGGAATCTTTATGGTTCTTGAATCTCAACATTCTCAATCAGGTAGAGGACAAGCTCACGTAAAAGCTAAATTAAAAAATTTAAGAACTGGATCTAATATTTCTTATACCTTTACAGGTGGAGATAAAGTTAAACCAGCTTTCATTGATCGTAAAAAAATGAATTACCTATATAATGATGGTCAAATTTATTACTTCATGGATAATGAAACATACGAACAAATTGAAATCGATGCAAAACGTATGGAATGAAATAAAAATTTCTTAAAAGAAGGAAACAACGTTGAAATAACAACATATAACTCTGAAATTTTAGGAGTTGTTTTACCATTGCGTGTTGAATTAACAGTAGCAGAAGCAGAAGATGCTGTAAAAGGAAACTCAACAAGTAATCCTCAAAAATCTGCAGTTCTAGAAACTGGTTATAAAATTCAAGTTCCTATTTTTATTAAATCTGGCGAGAAAGTAATTGTAGACACTGTTGATGGCGTTTACGTGTCTCGTGCTTAGTAAGTTAGTTACTATATATGGCAAACTTATTAATTAGTAATGCGCGCATTGTAAC is a window from the Mycoplasma sp. (ex Biomphalaria glabrata) genome containing:
- the efp gene encoding elongation factor P yields the protein MINVNDFKPGITFEMDGGIFMVLESQHSQSGRGQAHVKAKLKNLRTGSNISYTFTGGDKVKPAFIDRKKMNYLYNDGQIYYFMDNETYEQIEIDAKRMEWNKNFLKEGNNVEITTYNSEILGVVLPLRVELTVAEAEDAVKGNSTSNPQKSAVLETGYKIQVPIFIKSGEKVIVDTVDGVYVSRA